In Harmonia axyridis chromosome X, icHarAxyr1.1, whole genome shotgun sequence, a single window of DNA contains:
- the LOC123686043 gene encoding uncharacterized protein LOC123686043: MSHRKRCKARIVPQQNKKICGIICFCQLVLVLSCVSLIYLTVVIYIPSYRAFHSGFELRPVMCQTINTSMLNNCSWASCGEWCLTKASGFCPQIHAIVRQNGTYVQFQNCTSFHKSSCPPVDSNAISKFNCNNGSECASLKGVFNCSLGHCRNMSEIYNCHYKADGFTLDSDKDNVKLNGFFECKGSRCTKIKKHFSCDRICPERILSTGHNVFFNVDDSVYFANCSSAVAFNAANGNAEGYAVNTTHFWNSKPQHLLMASCYSVIYDPINHVLNGTDCINGSVYSLDDVPKPSMSFKQYWNLTGKWKEIIDPKDQKFLPMQSVLTIYNHSRLYINLEGCVNTLKGECIQFLHSHGRDGKNDTAQSKYPCFYNKHNNFMVIARYNLEKTRKELIIALTIPSVFFVISFVTLCIIMQSVRVDDDTRMRCKYCCTQDSDLTEMMVDSNKYELSSPESEGASKRYDKDQN; this comes from the exons ATGAGCCATCGAAAAAGATGCAAAGCTAGAATAGTACCGcaacaaaacaagaaaatttgtgGAATTATCTGTTTTTGTCAGCTGGTTCTAGTTTTAAGCTGTGTGTCGCTGATATATTTAACAGTTGTTATTTACATTCCGTCCTATAGGGCTTTCCACTCTGGATTTGAACTGAGACCGGTTATGTGCCAAACTATAAACACAAGCATGTTAAACAACTGCAGTTGGGCTTCTTGTGGCGAATGGTGTCTCACAAAAGCTTCGGGTTTTTGCCCACAAATCCACGCGATTGTCCGTCAAAACGGCACTTATGTGCAGTTTCAAAACTGCACATCATTTCATAAATCTTCATGCCCACCGGTGGACAGCAATGCTATAAGCAAGTTCAACTGCAACAATGGTAGTGAATGTGCTTCTCTCAAGGGTGTGTTCAACTGCTCCTTGGGACACTGCAGAAATATGTCTGAGATCTACAACTGCCATTACAAAGCAGACGGATTTACGCTGGATAGTGACAAGGACAACGTAAAACTCAACGGCTTCTTTGAGTGCAAAGGTTCCCGCTGTACCAAAATCAAAAAGCACTTCAGTTGTGATCGCATTTGCCCTGAAAGAATATTATCAACTGGCCACAATGTATTTTTCAACGTTGACGACAGTGTGTACTTTGCAAATTGCTCTTCTGCCGTTGCCTTCAACGCGGCAAATGGTAATGCAGAAGGTTATGCTGTGAACACCACCCATTTCTGGAATTCCAAACCTCAACATCTTCTTATGGCCTCTTGTTACTCGGTTATTTATGATCCAATCAACCATGTTCTGAA tgGCACTGATTGCATCAACGGCTCGGTATATAGTTTGGATGATGTCCCAAAACCATCCATGTCTTTTAAACAATACTGGAATTTGACTGGTAAATGGAAGGAAATAATTGACCCCAAGGACCAGAAGTTTCTACCAATGCAATCAGTTTTGACAATATACAATCATTCCAGACTGTATATCAATCTTGAGGGATGTGTTAACACTCTAAAGGGAGAATGTATACAATTTTTACACTCCCATGGAAGAGATGGAAAGAATGATACAGCACAATCAAAATACCCTTGTTTTTATAATAAG CATAATAACTTCATGGTGATAGCAAGGTACAATTTAGAAAAAACGAGGAAGGAACTAATAATTGCATTAACTATTCCATCTGTATTTTTCGTTATTTCGTTTGTTACCCTTTGTATAATAATGCAATCTGTGAGGGTTGATGACGATACAAGGATGCGTTGCAAATATTGTTGCACCCAAGATTCGGACCTTACAGAAATGATGGTTGACAGCAATAAATATGAACTATCTTCGCCTGAATCGGAAGGAGCTTCAAAGAGATATGACAAGGACCAAAACTAA
- the LOC123686042 gene encoding guanine nucleotide exchange factor DBS-like → MDMINPCLDEKLVTSDDKTKRCRVLTELLETERVYVAELHTILTGYRDEFFAEDMQNIVPTISTEVIEIIFGNIDEIYHFHSDFLKDLEECIHSIGGVASCFMRQKDNFYLLYSYYCQNLSASEQVRESLVDSYMFFETCQKKLGHKLPLAAYLLKPVQRITKYHLLLKELLQCLDSKSTQQALECMLVVLQRVNDSMHQVSITGSTLDLPQQGKMLLQGEFSVWTENKKDIRLRLKPSRRQVFLYQRSMIFCKLVPKTSHNKSSYQFKFHLRLSQIGLTESVKGDPKKFEVWLRGRAEVYTLQAVDVEQKQAWVSKIKRVLLDQLEELRGEKIKEYAQTHRSLRQTTSWETAASIGNYTSSNRALSCDSEIRTYHYEDTVEFSDCSNSEDEEHHCHPFTPGRKYVALADYFAVGCSEVNMKEGDIVELLKIGCAGWWYVRLCGSSSEGWAPAAYLENIYRRSSGSSSRSQD, encoded by the exons ATGGACATGATCAACCCCTGTCTTGACGAAAAATTGGTAACATCTGATGATAAAACCAAAAGATGCAGAGTGCTAACAGAATTATTAGAGACAGAAAGAGTTTACGTAGCTGAACTTCATACTATATTAACT GGCTACAGAGATGAATTTTTCGCAGAAGATATGCAAAATATTGTACCAACAATTTCCACAGAGGTGATAGAAATTATATTTGGGAATATCGAtgaaatctatcattttcattcGGATTTCCTAAAGGATTTAGAAGAATGTATACATAGTATAGGGGGTGTTGCTTCTTGCTTCATGCGACAG aaagaCAATTTTTATCTATTATATAGCTACTATTGCCAGAACTTATCAGCTTCAGAACAGGTTAGAGAGAGTCTTGTGGACTCTTACATGTTTTTCGAAACATGCCAGAAAAAATTAGGTCATAAACTTCCTCTTGCAGCATATTTGTTAAAGCCTGTACAGAGGATAACCAAATACCATTTACTGCTAAAAGAATTATTACAGTGTTTAGACTCCAAATCAACACAACAGGCTCTAGAATGTATGCTGGTCGTTCTACAGCGTGTCAATGACAGCATGCACCAGGTCTCAATAACTGGCTCAACATTAGATCTTCCTCAGCAGGGAAAAATGCtcctacagggtgaattttcaGTATGGACAGAAAACAAGAAGGACATTCGGTTAAGACTGAAACCATCAAGGCGTCAAGTATTCCTCTACCAAAGATCGATGATTTTCTGCAAATTAGTGCCTAAAACAAGTCATAATAAATCTTCCTATCAATTTAAATTTCATCTCAGGTTATCTCAAATTGGATTGACTGAATCTGTTAAAGGTGATCCAAAAAAATTCGAGGTTTGGCTCAGAGGCAGAGCAGAGGTATACACATTGCAGGCAGTGGATGTTGAGCAGAAACAAGCTTGGGTTAGTAAGATAAAGAGGGTGCTTTTAGATCAGCTTGAGGAGTTGAGAGGGGAAAAGATTAAAGAATATGCTCAAACACACAG AAGTCTAAGACAGACAACATCATGGGAGACTGCTGCAAGTATAGGCAACTACACAAGTTCGAACAGAGCTTTGAGTTGTGACTCAGAAATCAGAACGTATCATTATGAAGATACTGTTGAATTTTCTGACTGCAGTAATAGTGAAGATGAGGAACACCACTGCCATCCTTTTACACCT GGCAGGAAGTATGTTGCACTTGCAGATTATTTTGCTGTAGGTTGCAGCGAAGTGAATATGAAAGAGGGTGATATTGTTGAGTTACTGAAGATTGGTTGTGCTGGATGGTGGTATGTCAGACTATGTG GTTCATCGTCTGAAGGCTGGGCACCAGCGGCTTATTTGGAGAACATTTATCGTAGGTCTTCTGGTAGCAGCAGCAGAAGCCAagattaa
- the LOC123686179 gene encoding dihydropteridine reductase, whose translation MATRRVIVYGGKGALGSTCVSHFKSKNFWVGSIDMSENKDADLNILVEKDADLVQQETTILNTLKSALGGAKVEAVICVAGGWAGGNAKKDLAKTADLMWKQSVWSSVISASIAAHHLNDGGVVTLTGAKAALEGTPGMIGYGLAKSAVHQLTKSLSGEDSGLPPKSLVVSILPITLDTPMNRKWMPNADFTSWTPLEYVAGLLHDWIENKNRPGNGSLLQLSTKNSKTEIIPVQ comes from the exons ATGGCGACCAGACGTGTTATAGTTTATGGAGGAAAGGGAGCATTGGGTTCAACTTGTGTATCCCAttttaaatcaaaaaatttt TGGGTAGGCTCCATTGATATGTCTGAGAATAAAGATGCAGACTTGAATATCTTGGTTGAGAAAGATGCTGATCTTGTGCAACAG gaGACTACGATATTGAATACTCTGAAATCTGCTCTTGGTGGGGCTAAAGTAGAAGCTGTCATTTGTGTTGCAGGAGGTTGGGCAGGAGGGAATGCCAAGAAAG ATTTGGCTAAAACTGCAGATTTGATGTGGAAACAAAGTGTTTGGAGCTCTGTAATCTCAGCCAGTATTGCTGCTCATCATTTGAATGATGGTGGAGTAGTAACTTTAACTGGTGCTAAGGCTGCCCTAGAAGGAACTCCAG GAATGATTGGTTATGGTTTGGCAAAGAGTGCAGTTCATCAGTTGACCAAATCCCTTTCTGGAGAAGATAGTGGCCTACCACCTAAGtctttggttgtttctattttGCCTATCACTCTAGATACTCCAATGAACAGAAAATGGATGCCAAATGCCGATTTCACTTCATGGACACCACTAGAATACGTAGCTGG ATTATTACATGATTGGATTGAAAACAAAAACCGCCCAGGAAATGGTAGCTTGCTTCAACTTTCCACCAAAAATTCTAAAACTGAAATCATTCCAGTACAATGA